Proteins encoded in a region of the Shewanella polaris genome:
- a CDS encoding GGDEF domain-containing protein gives MQGLKMLDTLPLLGSGFVICGAILLAMAIAPVWKLFSQLPTGGLRYSWGFLILLILFFIVGYIVYAQFNLMTFSQPLDLVVPVIFFCGAIFVLVVCTLSLKTTSDIMQMNALKQENITDPLTDIFNRRYLERRLKEETQKAQSYSNPLSIFLIDIDHFKIINDNYGHQIGDLVLKNIAQNIKMSLRESDIIARYGGEEFIVILPLTQVFTSYTLAERLRTVVENSKLAIPSDTGIDIISIGVTVSIGIAGLTSECKDYQCLIKNADTALYQAKQNGRNQVRMA, from the coding sequence ATGCAAGGACTCAAAATGCTCGATACTTTACCATTATTAGGCAGTGGATTCGTTATTTGCGGCGCGATATTACTGGCAATGGCAATCGCACCAGTTTGGAAGCTATTTAGCCAACTACCAACAGGCGGATTACGCTATAGCTGGGGATTTCTTATTCTGCTGATATTGTTCTTCATTGTAGGTTATATTGTATATGCACAATTTAACTTGATGACATTTTCTCAACCACTTGATCTAGTGGTGCCGGTTATATTTTTTTGCGGTGCTATTTTTGTATTGGTTGTTTGTACCCTGTCCCTCAAAACCACCAGTGACATCATGCAGATGAACGCACTCAAGCAGGAAAATATCACCGACCCACTAACAGATATATTTAACCGGAGATACTTAGAACGTCGCCTCAAAGAAGAAACACAAAAGGCACAAAGTTATTCTAACCCACTATCCATCTTCCTTATCGATATAGATCATTTCAAGATTATTAATGATAATTATGGTCATCAGATTGGTGACTTAGTTTTGAAAAATATAGCCCAAAATATTAAAATGTCGTTAAGAGAGTCAGATATAATTGCTCGTTATGGTGGTGAAGAGTTTATTGTCATCCTCCCTCTAACTCAAGTATTCACATCTTATACTCTTGCTGAACGACTCCGAACGGTTGTGGAAAACTCAAAATTGGCAATCCCTAGCGATACTGGCATAGATATTATTTCAATTGGAGTTACAGTAAGTATTGGTATAGCAGGACTTACGTCTGAATGTAAAGACTACCAATGCCTGATTAAAAATGCTGATACAGCACTCTATCAAGCAAAACAAAATGGCCGAAACCAAGTCCGTATGGCGTAA
- the recR gene encoding recombination mediator RecR, protein MKFSPLVDELIQSLRALPGVGPKSAQRMAFQLLERERKAGLKLADSLQKAMSEVGHCQSCRTFTEQDLCPICSSHRRINSGIICVVETPADVLAIEAGGHFNGRYFVLLGHLSPLDGVGPEELGLALLERHLTSDEVSELILATNPTVEGDATAHFIADMARRHNVVISRIAHGVPVGGELEYVDSTTLALSFNGRIPL, encoded by the coding sequence ATGAAATTTAGTCCTTTGGTTGATGAATTAATTCAATCTTTACGTGCTTTGCCAGGTGTCGGCCCTAAGTCTGCACAGCGCATGGCTTTTCAATTACTTGAACGTGAGCGTAAAGCAGGTCTTAAGCTTGCCGATTCATTGCAAAAAGCCATGTCTGAAGTTGGTCATTGCCAAAGTTGCCGGACATTTACCGAACAAGACCTATGCCCGATATGCAGTAGTCACCGTCGAATTAATTCAGGGATTATTTGTGTGGTGGAAACACCTGCCGATGTGCTTGCTATTGAAGCCGGTGGACATTTTAATGGTCGTTATTTTGTGTTGTTAGGGCATTTGTCACCGTTAGACGGTGTTGGTCCTGAAGAGTTGGGTTTAGCGTTACTTGAGCGCCACTTAACCTCTGATGAGGTGAGTGAGCTTATTTTGGCGACTAATCCGACCGTTGAGGGTGATGCTACTGCACATTTCATTGCTGATATGGCTAGAAGACACAATGTTGTGATCAGTCGTATTGCTCATGGTGTTCCGGTAGGTGGGGAGCTTGAATACGTCGATAGCACCACCTTAGCATTATCTTTCAATGGCCGTATTCCTTTGTAA